The Dioscorea cayenensis subsp. rotundata cultivar TDr96_F1 unplaced genomic scaffold, TDr96_F1_v2_PseudoChromosome.rev07_lg8_w22 25.fasta BLBR01000417.1, whole genome shotgun sequence genome window below encodes:
- the LOC120254320 gene encoding putative receptor-like protein kinase At4g00960 isoform X3 yields the protein MAFQALLFLLFLLCPLVKLSQGNPTLYRCSTDSNYTTPSTFATNLALLLPNLIATTANSSILFSTASRDSIYGLAQCQLGSSPSGCASCLNNSATDFSTLCPSGRSAGIRYDGCLLRYSDTRFFSQLSNDAFHYRTSGKTVSDPAGFSSSVNDLMNGISSKAAHTESRFMVGMTNFSGLIYGMAQCTSDLSANDCANCLNFALGVMRLHAYGKVGSLVASLSCIIRYETYPFFSLLQLAAPPPPPPSLVKSPPVNDTTGSGGKSSNTTTIVLVVVFVLVAGIVIFSGVCIYLRRRKRKPNRRWTADGGDDSEFISAESLSFDLATLRDATSNFSDENELGRGGFGVVYKGVLRDGQEIAVKRLSLTSVQGLVELKNEVVLVAKLQHRHLVRLLGCCLEEKEKLLVYEYLPNASLDKFLFDPVRRQQLDWARRYRIIEGISRGLLYLHEDSRLRIIHRDLKAGNILLDGDMDPKICDFGFAKLFDIDETHANTNRIAGTYGYMAPEYAMHGNFSVKSDVYSYGVMVLEIVTGRKNRGFEESGNAAHLLSYAWRLWNDGRGLELKDPILGDRIQVDEVLRCIHIGLLCVQEDPQDRPTMGTVVLMLRSFLFPLPEPFTPAFFIGNLEGSQPNVNLRDLDLNQLDNGQSNQEQRHRMVGSANNLTISQPEGR from the exons ATGGCTTTCCAAGCCTtgctcttcctcctcttccttctCTGCCCCTTGGTAAAGCTTTCCCAGGGGAATCCCACGCTGTATCGCTGCTCTACTGACTCCAACTACACAACCCCAAGCACCTTTGCCACCAACCTCGCCCTCCTCCTCCCCAACCTCATCGCCACCACCGCCAACTCCTCCATCCTCTTCTCCACTGCCTCCAGAGACTCAATCTACGGCCTTGCCCAATGCCAGCTCGGCTCATCCCCTTCCGGCTGCGCCTCCTGTCTCAACAACTCCGCCACCGACTTCAGTACCCTCTGCCCCTCGGGCAGGTCCGCCGGCATCCGCTACGACGGCTGTCTCCTCCGCTACTCTGACACCCGCTTCTTCTCCCAGCTCTCCAATGACGCCTTCCATTACCGCACAAGCGGCAAAACCGTTTCAGATCCGGCGGGTTTCAGCAGCAGTGTAAATGATCTAATGAACGGGATCTCATCAAAGGCCGCGCACACTGAATCGAGGTTCATGGTAGGGATGACCAACTTCTCCGGTCTTATATACGGTATGGCTCAGTGTACTAGCGATCTCTCGGCTAATGATTGTGCAAATTGCTTGAATTTTGCTCTCGGTGTTATGCGACTCCACGCTTATGGGAAAGTTGGAAGCTTGGTTGCTAGTTTGAGCTGCATCATCAGGTACGAGACATAccctttcttctctcttttacaGCTGGCGGcgccaccgccgccgccgccatCCTTAGTAAAGTCGCCTCCTGTGAATGATACAACCGGTAGTGGTG GAAAAAGTAGCAATACTACAaccattgttcttgttgttgtatTTGTATTGGTTGCTGGAATTGTTATCTTCTCTGGTGTTTGCATTTATTTGAGGAGACGCAAGAGGAAACCGAACAGAAGATGGACTG CAGATGGAGGAGATGACTCGGAATTCATTAGTGCTGAATCTCTATCATTTGATTTGGCCACTCTCCGAGATGCCACAAGTAACTTTTCTGATGAGAATGAGCTTGGAAGGGGTGGATTTGGAGTAGTTTATAAG GGAGTGCTAAGAGATGGGCAAGAAATAGCTGTAAAACGGCTTTCATTGACTTCAGTCCAAGGACTTGTGGAGTTGAAGAATGAGGTGGTTTTGGTTGCTAAGCTTCAGCATAGACACCTTGTAAGGCTGCTAGGTTGTTGCttagaagagaaggagaagcttcTTGTCTATGAATACCTTCCCAATGCAAGCCTGgacaaatttttatttg ATCCTGTAAGGCGTCAACAACTTGATTGGGCAAGGCGGTACAGGATTATCGAGGGCATAAGTAGGGGGCTTCTATATCTACATGAAGATTCCCGGCTTAGAATTATCCACCGTGATTTGAAAGCAGGAAACATCTTGTTAGATGGGGATATGGACCCAAAAATTTGTGACTTTGGCTTTGCAAAGCTTTTCGATATAGATGAAACACATGCAAACACTAATCGAATCGCTGGGACATA TGGATACATGGCACCAGAATATGCAATGCACGGAAACTTCTCAGTTAAATCAGATGTTTACAGTTATGGTGTGATGGTATTGGAGATTGTGACTGGTCGAAAGAACAGAGGCTTTGAAGAATCTGGGAATGCTGCTCACCTACTAAGCTAT GCATGGCGGCTTTGGAACGATGGAAGGGGATTAGAGTTGAAGGACCCCATTCTAGGTGATAGAATCCAGGTGGATGAAGTACTGAGATGCATCCATATTGGTTTGCTTTGCGTCCAGGAAGACCCGCAAGACAGGCCTACCATGGGAACAGTGGTTCTTATGCTTCGGAGTTTCTTATTCCCTCTTCCAGAGCCTTTTACTCCTGCATTCTTCATCGGAAACCTTGAAGGCAGCCAGCCAAATGTAAATTTGAGAGATTTGGATCTTAATCAGCTCGATAATGGACAATCTAATCAAGAACAGAGGCACCGGATGGTTGGCTCTGCAAATAATCTCACTATTTCTCAACCAGAAGGAAGATAG
- the LOC120254320 gene encoding putative receptor-like protein kinase At4g00960 isoform X5 yields the protein MAFQALLFLLFLLCPLVKLSQGNPTLYRCSTDSNYTTPSTFATNLALLLPNLIATTANSSILFSTASRDSIYGLAQCQLGSSPSGCASCLNNSATDFSTLCPSGRSAGIRYDGCLLRYSDTRFFSQLSNDAFHYRTSGKTVSDPAGFSSSVNDLMNGISSKAAHTESRFMVGMTNFSGLIYGMAQCTSDLSANDCANCLNFALGVMRLHAYGKVGSLVASLSCIIRYETYPFFSLLQLAAPPPPPPSLVKSPPVNDTTGSGGKSSNTTTIVLVVVFVLVAGIVIFSGVCIYLRRRKRKPNRRWTDGGDDSEFISAESLSFDLATLRDATSNFSDENELGRGGFGVVYKGVLRDGQEIAVKRLSLTSVQGLVELKNEVVLVAKLQHRHLVRLLGCCLEEKEKLLVYEYLPNASLDKFLFDPVRRQQLDWARRYRIIEGISRGLLYLHEDSRLRIIHRDLKAGNILLDGDMDPKICDFGFAKLFDIDETHANTNRIAGTYGYMAPEYAMHGNFSVKSDVYSYGVMVLEIVTGRKNRGFEESGNAAHLLSYAWRLWNDGRGLELKDPILGDRIQVDEVLRCIHIGLLCVQEDPQDRPTMGTVVLMLRSFLFPLPEPFTPAFFIGNLEGSQPNVNLRDLDLNQLDNGQSNQEQRHRMVGSANNLTISQPEGR from the exons ATGGCTTTCCAAGCCTtgctcttcctcctcttccttctCTGCCCCTTGGTAAAGCTTTCCCAGGGGAATCCCACGCTGTATCGCTGCTCTACTGACTCCAACTACACAACCCCAAGCACCTTTGCCACCAACCTCGCCCTCCTCCTCCCCAACCTCATCGCCACCACCGCCAACTCCTCCATCCTCTTCTCCACTGCCTCCAGAGACTCAATCTACGGCCTTGCCCAATGCCAGCTCGGCTCATCCCCTTCCGGCTGCGCCTCCTGTCTCAACAACTCCGCCACCGACTTCAGTACCCTCTGCCCCTCGGGCAGGTCCGCCGGCATCCGCTACGACGGCTGTCTCCTCCGCTACTCTGACACCCGCTTCTTCTCCCAGCTCTCCAATGACGCCTTCCATTACCGCACAAGCGGCAAAACCGTTTCAGATCCGGCGGGTTTCAGCAGCAGTGTAAATGATCTAATGAACGGGATCTCATCAAAGGCCGCGCACACTGAATCGAGGTTCATGGTAGGGATGACCAACTTCTCCGGTCTTATATACGGTATGGCTCAGTGTACTAGCGATCTCTCGGCTAATGATTGTGCAAATTGCTTGAATTTTGCTCTCGGTGTTATGCGACTCCACGCTTATGGGAAAGTTGGAAGCTTGGTTGCTAGTTTGAGCTGCATCATCAGGTACGAGACATAccctttcttctctcttttacaGCTGGCGGcgccaccgccgccgccgccatCCTTAGTAAAGTCGCCTCCTGTGAATGATACAACCGGTAGTGGTG GAAAAAGTAGCAATACTACAaccattgttcttgttgttgtatTTGTATTGGTTGCTGGAATTGTTATCTTCTCTGGTGTTTGCATTTATTTGAGGAGACGCAAGAGGAAACCGAACAGAAGATGGACTG ATGGAGGAGATGACTCGGAATTCATTAGTGCTGAATCTCTATCATTTGATTTGGCCACTCTCCGAGATGCCACAAGTAACTTTTCTGATGAGAATGAGCTTGGAAGGGGTGGATTTGGAGTAGTTTATAAG GGAGTGCTAAGAGATGGGCAAGAAATAGCTGTAAAACGGCTTTCATTGACTTCAGTCCAAGGACTTGTGGAGTTGAAGAATGAGGTGGTTTTGGTTGCTAAGCTTCAGCATAGACACCTTGTAAGGCTGCTAGGTTGTTGCttagaagagaaggagaagcttcTTGTCTATGAATACCTTCCCAATGCAAGCCTGgacaaatttttatttg ATCCTGTAAGGCGTCAACAACTTGATTGGGCAAGGCGGTACAGGATTATCGAGGGCATAAGTAGGGGGCTTCTATATCTACATGAAGATTCCCGGCTTAGAATTATCCACCGTGATTTGAAAGCAGGAAACATCTTGTTAGATGGGGATATGGACCCAAAAATTTGTGACTTTGGCTTTGCAAAGCTTTTCGATATAGATGAAACACATGCAAACACTAATCGAATCGCTGGGACATA TGGATACATGGCACCAGAATATGCAATGCACGGAAACTTCTCAGTTAAATCAGATGTTTACAGTTATGGTGTGATGGTATTGGAGATTGTGACTGGTCGAAAGAACAGAGGCTTTGAAGAATCTGGGAATGCTGCTCACCTACTAAGCTAT GCATGGCGGCTTTGGAACGATGGAAGGGGATTAGAGTTGAAGGACCCCATTCTAGGTGATAGAATCCAGGTGGATGAAGTACTGAGATGCATCCATATTGGTTTGCTTTGCGTCCAGGAAGACCCGCAAGACAGGCCTACCATGGGAACAGTGGTTCTTATGCTTCGGAGTTTCTTATTCCCTCTTCCAGAGCCTTTTACTCCTGCATTCTTCATCGGAAACCTTGAAGGCAGCCAGCCAAATGTAAATTTGAGAGATTTGGATCTTAATCAGCTCGATAATGGACAATCTAATCAAGAACAGAGGCACCGGATGGTTGGCTCTGCAAATAATCTCACTATTTCTCAACCAGAAGGAAGATAG